The Raphanus sativus cultivar WK10039 chromosome 2, ASM80110v3, whole genome shotgun sequence genome includes a region encoding these proteins:
- the LOC108840354 gene encoding heavy metal-associated isoprenylated plant protein 13, with the protein MDDKTGKMTVVGEVDVPVIVKKLRKICNAELVTVEVVKPSEKKPEPEKPTPAIVTQFSYPYQYHYSYANSYYQPYDNYRVVVEEPNTCVVM; encoded by the coding sequence ATGGATgacaaaaccggaaaaatgaCGGTAGTTGGTGAAGTTGATGTACCGGTTATCGTAAAGAAGCTAAGGAAGATATGTAATGCAGAGCTTGTTACGGTTGAAGTTGTTAAACCATCTGAGAAAAAGCCTGAACCGGAGAAACCGACTCCAGCTATTGTTACACAGTTTAGCTACCCGTACCAATATCATTATTCTTATGCAAATTCTTACTATCAACCATACGATAATTACAGAGTTGTGGTGGAGGAACCAAATACTTGTGTGGTTATGTGA
- the LOC130508644 gene encoding uncharacterized protein LOC130508644, which yields MKDYRPISCCNVIYKVISKIIANRLKVTLPEFIALNQSAFVKVQWSFLLKTLEAMDFPAKLIHWISLCITTPSFSVQVNGELAGYFQSERGLRQGCALSPYLFVICMNVLSKLLDKAAADRQLGYHPKCKNLGLTHLSFADDIMVFTDGRVRSVESIVDVFNYFGKVSGLKISMEKYFASGKLPRGNFWSLPDATTTGSWMWRKILKYRDKAKDLQRMNVGDGTGTSFWFDSWSPMGRLHDLFGPRGCIDMDIPVNSTVHKVMTNTRRRRHRLDIFNELETLIAMQREKMTLMQDQSLWKHGSDKFKPVFVTKLTWKLTRKHEQPVAWWKAIWFQHCTPKYAFLHWIAVHNRLSTGNRMLAWNASVNPACALCHDPLETRDHLFFECAYSLEVWSLLTSGLLQANFTTRWSELMDLSMDTSRGLLETFLTRYTIQATIYSLWKERNDRRHGATPDTAATLARMVDRQVQDRCLAFRQQGNFKLAAGLSLWFATR from the exons ATGAAAGATTATCGGCCAATCTCTTGCTGTAATGTCATCTACAAAGTCATCTCGAAGATAATTGCTAATAGGCTTAAGGTTACACTCCCAGAGTTTATTGCTCTAAATCAGTCTGCCTTTGTGAAAG TTCAGTGGAGCTTTCTGCTTAAAACATTGGAAGCAATGGATTTCCCGGCAAAGTTGATTCACTGGATTTCTCTCTGTATCACAACTCCTTCGTTTTCTGTCCAAGTGAATGGGGAGTTAGCTGGATACTTTCAAAGTGAGAGGGGTCTACGGCAAGGATGTGCATTATCTCCGTAtctgtttgttatttgtatgAATGTTTTGTCAAAGTTGCTGGACAAAGCTGCTGCAGATCGCCAACTAGGATATCACCCGAAGTGTAAGAATCTCGGGCTCACTCACTTAAGCTTTGCGGATGACATTATGGTCTTTACAGATGGAAGAGTTCGATCAGTAGAAAGCATTGTTGATGTTTTCAATTACTTTGGAAAAGTCTCTGGACTGAAGATAAGTatggaaaaatattttgctTCAGGGAAGCTGCCG CGAGGTAACTTCTGGTCTCTACCTGATGCAACCACGACTGGTTCTTGGATGTGgagaaaaatactaaaatatcgTGATAAGGCGAAGGATCTGCAAAGGATGAATGTTGGAGACGGCACTGGAACCTCGTTCTGGTTCGATTCCTGGTCGCCTATGGGTAGACTACACGATCTCTTCGGGCCCCGAGGATGTATTGATATGGACATTCCAGTAAACTCCACGGTTCACAAGGTTATGACTAACACAAGAAGGCGACGGCATCGACTTGATATTTTTAATGAGCTTGAAACACTTATTGCGATGCAAAGGGAGAAGATGACGCTGATGCAGGATCAGTCCCTTTGGAAACATGGCAGTGATAAGTTCAAACCTGTTTTTGTCACGAAGTTGACCTGGAAATTAACTCGGAAACATGAGCAACCAGTCGCATGGTGGAAAGCGATATGGTTCCAACACTGTACTCCGAAGTATGCTTTCTTACATTGGATTGCAGTACACAATAGGCTGTCGACAGGAAACAGAATGCTTGCTTGGAACGCTAGCGTGAATCCAGCATGTGCTCTCTGCCATGACCCCTTGGAAACTCGGGATCATCTATTTTTTGAATGCGCCTACTCATTGGAGGTCTGGTCACTCTTAACGTCTGGTCTGTTGCAGGCAAATTTCACTACAAGATGGTCAGAATTAATGGACCTGAGTATGGACACCAGTCGAGGTCTACTTGAGACTTTCCTTACAAGGTACACCATCCAAGCCACAATATATTCACTGTGGAAAGAAAGGAATGACAGGAGACATGGGGCTACACCTGATACAGCAGCAACACTTGCGAGAATGGTGGATCGACAAGTTCAAGATCGGTGCTTAGCGTTTCGCCAACAGGGAAACTTCAAACTGGCAGCAGGACTATCTCTGTGGTTTGCCACAAGATGA
- the LOC108840992 gene encoding heavy metal-associated isoprenylated plant protein 13, whose protein sequence is MTAQKFVLQLSVHEERIRKKVWATVSKFSGVTSIAMDDKTGKMTVVGEVDVPIIVKKLRKICNAELVTVEVVKPPEEKPTPAKPAQIVAFSYPYQYQYSYANSYYQP, encoded by the exons ATGACCGCCCAG AAATTTGTGTTGCAATTGAGTGTTCACGAGGAAAGAATAAGGAAGAAAGTGTGGGCGACCGTGTCTAAATTTTCag GGGTTACATCAATAGCAATGGATGATAAAACCGGGAAAATGACGGTAGTTGGTGAAGTTGATGTACCGATTATTGTGAAGAAGCTAAGGAAAATATGTAATGCAGAGCTCGTTACGGTTGAAGTTGTTAAACCACCTGAGGAGAAACCGACTCCAGCTAAACCCGCCCAAATTGTTGCCTTTAGCTACCCGTACCAATATCAATATTCCTATGCAAATTCTTACTATCAACCATAA
- the LOC108840991 gene encoding heavy metal-associated isoprenylated plant protein 13 produces the protein MTSQKSVLQLSVHEERIRKKVWATVSKFSGVTSIAMDDKTGKMTVVGEVDVPVIVKKLRKICNAELVTVEVVKPPEKKPEPEKPIPAKPAEIVAFPVTQFSHPYQYQYSYANSYYQPYDNYRVVVEEPNTCVVM, from the exons ATGACGTCCCAG AAATCTGTGTTGCAATTGAGTGTTCACGAGGAAAGAATCAGGAAGAAAGTGTGGGCGACCGTTTCTAAATTTTCag GGGTTACATCGATAGCAATGGATGATAAAACCGGGAAAATGACGGTAGTTGGTGAAGTTGATGTACCCGTTATCGTGAAGAAGCTAAGGAAAATATGTAATGCAGAACTCGTTACGGTTGAAGTTGTTAAACCACCTGAGAAAAAGCCTGAACCGGAGAAACCGATTCCAGCTAAACCCGCCGAAATTGTTGCCTTTCCAGTTACACAGTTTAGCCACCCGTACCAATATCAATATTCATATGCAAATTCTTACTATCAACCATACGATAATTACAGAGTTGTGGTGGAGGAACCAAATACTTGTGTGGTTATGTAA